The window CTGCCCTTTCCCGACGCAAGTTTCGACTTGGTCATGTCCAATTCCGTCCTGCACCACCTTGCCGAGCCGCAACGCATGCTGGCCGAAATCGCGCGCCTCGCCACGCCCGGCGCGGCCATCCTGATCCGCGACCTCCGCCGACCCTCGCGCCTTGCCTACTCCCTCCACGTCCGCTGGTACGGCCGCCATTACTCCGGCCTGATGTATAAGCTCTACTGCGCTTCCGTCCGGTCGTCTTATACCATGCGGGAACTCGAAGAGTTACTGCGCCAGTCGTCCCTCCGCGGTGCGAGTTTAGGCCCCGTCGCAACCGTCTTCACCCATCGGCGCACGCACCTCGGTATTGAGCGCGCCCTGCATTCGTCTTTGTAGCTCAGGTATCGCGTTTTTTGAGTCACGGGACGCGGTTCTAGCTCATCCCGATCGCTCAACCGGCCCGGCGTCCCCTGCCGCTCCGTTTTTTGAGCCACCGCTAAAACAAACCAGTCCGTTTCTGTTGAAGCCGCCTCAACCGATATTCCAGCCGATCCGCCAGCCGGCGATGCTGATGAGGTTCTACTAGGTTTCGTCGCACTGCCGCGCGCAAGCGCGAGATTGCCTGGCGCACGATGGTCGCGGCCCTTTCGTAATCCCTCGCGTGGTGCTCGTAAAAGATGGCCAACTCTTCCGATGCGCGGAAAAAATCCGCGTCAACGTCGAGAAGTTCTTCCCAAAGCCGGTTCGCCCGGTCATAGTTCCGCTCGCGCTTGTAAAGTCCGGCCAGTGCTCGTTGGGCGGCACATTTGAATTCCACGGGCAAATGGGTGGCAACTGCCTTCTCGTAATGCTCGCGTGCCCTCTCGCGCCAACCGGCAAGCTGGAACAACCGGCTCAGGCCGTAGGATTCGAGAGCGCTGGGTTTTCTCTCGCCGTCGCCGGCAAGCATCGCGAGCAGGTTCGCTGTCAAGCCGACGAGCGCCAGGAGGTCATTCTCATTGTGCCGGAAAACCTCGACCATCGGCTCAGCTCGCCCGCCGCGCAGATAGTCAAAATAGATTCGCGGAATGCGCTCACCCGGAACATCGTTTTCTCGCCGAATGCCCAGAACCCCGCGTTCGAGATCGGCCAGCGAAGCTGAACCCAGTTGCGCGCGCCAGAGGTGCCGCGAAGGGTGCAGCAGGTCGAGATGAAGCGCCGGTGGTTGCTCGAGCCGCATGCGCTGCATCCGGAAGCGCGTCTCGAGCAGCGGCCAGTCGAATGCTTTCCCGTTGAAGGTGATGAGCAAGGGCTTGCCGGCAAGGCGAGTGGCCACCTCCGCCAGCATCGAGGACTCTTCCCGGAAGTCGCGCATGAAAAATTGTTCTAGCTCGATTCGGCCGTTCACAACCCGCGCCATGCCCACGAGAAAGGCGTAGGTTCCTGTCCCGCCGGCAAGTCCGGTCGTCTCCGTGTCGAGAAAAAGCCACTCCTCAGGTGGGCAAGGGGTGATGTTCGAAGTCCGAAGTAGGACCTGAAAAGAAGAAGGAGCGTTCATCCCGATCGTTCGGGAGAGATCAATAAGCGGCAAAAGATCC of the Candidatus Acidiferrales bacterium genome contains:
- a CDS encoding ribonuclease H-like domain-containing protein; amino-acid sequence: MKKAETRKAKSENRPTKLGSLTAEFRVSIFLVNLRFELTFTLRDKLNCVSVLKAASRPGKPGAVCPKSELPPELDQLAQLLGAVSRRNRYGEHFQVRKTLAARKADLLPLIDLSRTIGMNAPSSFQVLLRTSNITPCPPEEWLFLDTETTGLAGGTGTYAFLVGMARVVNGRIELEQFFMRDFREESSMLAEVATRLAGKPLLITFNGKAFDWPLLETRFRMQRMRLEQPPALHLDLLHPSRHLWRAQLGSASLADLERGVLGIRRENDVPGERIPRIYFDYLRGGRAEPMVEVFRHNENDLLALVGLTANLLAMLAGDGERKPSALESYGLSRLFQLAGWRERAREHYEKAVATHLPVEFKCAAQRALAGLYKRERNYDRANRLWEELLDVDADFFRASEELAIFYEHHARDYERAATIVRQAISRLRAAVRRNLVEPHQHRRLADRLEYRLRRLQQKRTGLF